A portion of the Candidatus Pristimantibacillus lignocellulolyticus genome contains these proteins:
- a CDS encoding YmfQ family protein produces the protein MSYGESMYGAISFGDNKDPDSQSETLPKNLMDYLPYYWRDIRDMVELQSTVGEELGISQSALAELNTQAFLTTATWGLEYWEREFGLTTDPSMSDSWRREILMAKIRGHGTVTKQMIISAAIAFSGGDVEIVEYQSESRFVVRFIGMLGIPANMAGFIAMLEQMKPAHLSFSFDYSYTTWDKLKDMTWANAGQMTWGQLRTYEGG, from the coding sequence ATGTCTTACGGAGAGTCTATGTACGGTGCGATCTCGTTTGGAGATAATAAAGATCCTGATTCTCAATCAGAGACTTTGCCCAAAAACTTGATGGACTATTTACCATATTATTGGAGAGACATTCGAGATATGGTAGAGTTACAAAGTACAGTAGGAGAAGAATTGGGAATATCTCAGTCTGCTTTAGCGGAGTTGAATACTCAAGCATTTTTAACTACTGCCACATGGGGGCTTGAATATTGGGAGCGGGAATTTGGCTTAACAACTGATCCGTCTATGTCCGATTCTTGGCGTCGTGAAATACTCATGGCAAAAATTCGTGGACACGGTACCGTAACCAAACAAATGATTATTTCTGCTGCGATAGCCTTTTCTGGAGGAGACGTAGAGATTGTAGAGTATCAGAGCGAATCTCGTTTTGTGGTTAGGTTCATAGGTATGCTTGGCATCCCTGCAAATATGGCAGGTTTTATTGCGATGCTAGAACAAATGAAGCCTGCACATCTATCATTTAGTTTTGATTATTCATATACGACTTGGGATAAGTTGAAAGACATGACGTGGGCTAATGCAGGTCAGATGACTTGGGGCCAATTAAGAACATATGAAGGGGGTTAA